One stretch of Sediminispirochaeta bajacaliforniensis DSM 16054 DNA includes these proteins:
- the malQ gene encoding 4-alpha-glucanotransferase — protein sequence MVGERRAGVLFHPVSLPGSYGIGDLGGEAYRFIDFLERAGITLWQVLPLGPTGYGESPYQCLSTFAGNPLLISIDRLLEQGDLPARMVEHIPDFPICTVDYARVRSWKEPLLRHAAGRFLDSGNASRLEAFGKFCEEKVSWLNDFALFTTIKEFYDAKAEEEGAEDASWNVYWDKALALRDSEALEAFSAEHQREIEEHMVLQFFFYEQWQELKAYANEREISIIGDIPIFVSPDSSDIWAERHLFLTDEKAMPTHVAGVPPDYFSPTGQRWGNPLYDWDAMRKEGFSWWIHRIKAMLDVVDIIRIDHFRGFEAYWKIPVKEKTAVKGKWVKAPGKELFDAVIKRLGPIPILAEDLGVITPEVVRLRDRYAFPGMKVLQFAFEHDRDGNLTATNGFLPHTYDKNCVVYTGTHDNDTTLGWYRSISDTERDLVRRYLARPDDDVVWDLIRTAYASVAKYAIIPMQDFLVLNTDARMNLPSTIGGNWSWRMTPGVANDWVAGRARELAWLYGRLTRPKQPRPEE from the coding sequence ATGGTTGGGGAACGAAGAGCGGGAGTTCTTTTTCACCCGGTTTCTTTACCGGGCTCTTATGGAATCGGAGATTTGGGCGGTGAAGCATATCGTTTTATCGATTTTCTGGAACGGGCTGGTATCACTCTTTGGCAGGTTCTTCCCCTGGGGCCTACCGGTTATGGGGAGTCGCCGTACCAGTGCCTTTCGACATTTGCCGGCAACCCTTTGCTGATCAGCATCGATCGCCTTCTTGAGCAGGGTGATCTTCCGGCTCGGATGGTGGAGCATATTCCCGATTTTCCCATATGCACCGTGGATTATGCACGGGTACGTTCCTGGAAGGAGCCCCTGCTCCGTCATGCGGCTGGCCGTTTTCTCGACAGCGGCAATGCAAGTCGTTTGGAAGCATTCGGCAAATTTTGCGAAGAGAAGGTCTCATGGCTCAATGATTTTGCCCTTTTTACAACCATCAAGGAATTCTACGATGCAAAAGCCGAGGAAGAGGGAGCAGAGGATGCAAGCTGGAATGTCTACTGGGATAAGGCCCTTGCTCTCAGGGATAGTGAGGCATTGGAGGCCTTTTCTGCCGAACATCAGCGAGAGATCGAAGAACACATGGTTCTTCAGTTTTTCTTCTATGAACAGTGGCAGGAGCTCAAGGCTTATGCCAACGAGCGGGAAATTTCCATTATCGGGGATATTCCCATCTTTGTAAGCCCCGACAGTTCGGATATCTGGGCCGAACGTCACCTTTTCTTAACCGATGAAAAAGCTATGCCTACTCATGTTGCAGGAGTCCCGCCGGACTATTTCTCTCCTACGGGACAGCGATGGGGAAATCCCCTCTATGATTGGGATGCCATGAGAAAAGAGGGCTTCTCCTGGTGGATTCACCGTATTAAGGCGATGCTCGATGTGGTCGACATCATTCGCATCGACCATTTCCGGGGCTTTGAAGCCTACTGGAAGATCCCTGTCAAGGAGAAGACCGCTGTCAAAGGCAAATGGGTCAAGGCTCCGGGGAAAGAGCTCTTCGATGCGGTAATAAAGCGTCTCGGCCCCATCCCCATCCTTGCGGAGGACCTTGGCGTCATTACTCCGGAGGTGGTCAGGCTTCGGGATCGTTACGCATTTCCCGGCATGAAGGTTCTGCAGTTTGCCTTTGAGCACGACCGCGACGGAAATCTTACCGCGACAAACGGATTTCTGCCTCATACCTATGATAAAAACTGCGTAGTGTATACCGGTACCCACGACAACGATACAACCCTCGGCTGGTATCGTTCCATCAGCGATACGGAACGGGATTTAGTCCGGCGTTATTTGGCCCGTCCGGACGACGATGTTGTCTGGGACCTGATCAGGACCGCCTATGCTTCGGTGGCGAAGTATGCAATCATTCCCATGCAGGATTTCCTGGTTTTGAATACCGATGCCAGAATGAATCTTCCGTCGACGATCGGAGGAAACTGGAGTTGGCGCATGACCCCCGGAGTGGCCAACGACTGGGTCGCCGGCCGGGCCCGGGAGCTTGCATGGCTGTACGGACGGCTCACTCGGCCTAAACAGCCCCGTCCGGAAGAATGA
- a CDS encoding CarD family transcriptional regulator has product MEADNSILDTPAFKVNQHVVYPLQGVGIITDIQERVLKGKKTLYYVIYLELSDMTVMIPTDKTEERGIRAIVPKEEAEKALQLISEEYEPVTADWKMRYQMNLDLLRSGSINDIATVVRALYHRSKVKELPIQERKLYDDAMKILIDEVTCSLGKKKSDVEELIFERLESE; this is encoded by the coding sequence ATGGAAGCTGATAATTCTATCCTGGATACCCCTGCATTCAAGGTTAACCAGCACGTGGTATACCCACTTCAAGGAGTGGGCATCATAACCGATATTCAAGAACGGGTACTGAAAGGGAAAAAGACCCTTTATTATGTCATCTACCTGGAACTTTCGGACATGACCGTGATGATCCCGACCGATAAGACCGAAGAGCGGGGCATTCGTGCAATTGTACCGAAGGAAGAGGCAGAAAAGGCACTTCAACTCATAAGTGAAGAGTATGAACCCGTTACCGCAGATTGGAAAATGCGATATCAGATGAATCTTGATCTTTTGCGAAGCGGAAGCATCAACGACATTGCCACTGTGGTTCGCGCACTCTATCATCGAAGTAAGGTAAAAGAACTTCCGATACAGGAACGAAAGCTCTACGACGATGCGATGAAGATCCTTATTGATGAGGTAACCTGCTCTCTCGGCAAGAAAAAAAGCGATGTAGAGGAGCTCATCTTCGAACGGTTGGAGAGTGAGTGA
- a CDS encoding IspD/TarI family cytidylyltransferase, translated as MKSEVLPAALLLTAAGSSSRFLASSAQKQKKEYADIAGVPVLLHALEPFLRISTVRNIVITCPPGDEEVVTHLLKDWALAPLLENRFPFLVSGGSSRQASVLAGLEALEGSGAAIVLIHDGARPWITKEVIERVMHGVEGHGAAIPVSPSTSAMKMVDGTGNILCHLPRSQTVEAQTPQGFRFPEILTAHRKVFGDGKLYIDDAEVYDKVIGPVFTVDGDPNNRKITYRSDLS; from the coding sequence GTGAAATCGGAGGTCCTTCCCGCGGCACTTTTGCTTACCGCCGCGGGAAGCAGTTCCCGATTTCTTGCCTCGAGCGCTCAAAAACAAAAAAAAGAGTATGCGGATATTGCCGGAGTTCCAGTCCTTCTGCATGCTCTTGAACCCTTTCTTCGAATTTCAACAGTCAGAAACATCGTCATTACCTGTCCTCCGGGAGATGAAGAAGTAGTTACCCACCTATTGAAGGATTGGGCCCTTGCCCCGCTTCTTGAAAACCGCTTTCCGTTCTTGGTTTCCGGAGGTTCCAGCAGACAAGCCTCGGTACTTGCAGGATTAGAGGCCCTCGAAGGAAGCGGTGCCGCTATCGTCTTGATCCACGACGGTGCAAGACCCTGGATAACGAAAGAAGTCATTGAACGAGTGATGCACGGAGTCGAAGGACATGGCGCAGCAATTCCAGTATCTCCTTCCACCAGCGCCATGAAAATGGTAGATGGGACAGGAAACATCCTTTGCCACCTGCCCCGCAGCCAAACGGTAGAGGCTCAGACTCCCCAAGGCTTCCGCTTTCCGGAAATTCTCACCGCCCATCGAAAGGTCTTCGGCGACGGAAAACTCTATATCGACGATGCCGAGGTCTATGACAAGGTCATCGGGCCGGTTTTTACCGTCGACGGGGACCCAAATAACCGAAAAATAACCTACAGGAGCGACCTATCATGA
- the ispF gene encoding 2-C-methyl-D-erythritol 2,4-cyclodiphosphate synthase, translated as MSNVRIGQGWDLHRLASGRRLIIGGVEIPSPKGEVGHSDGDVLIHALIDALLGAAALGDIGTHFPPSDDRWKDADSGDLLLRSLKLVREAGFRPVNVDSTVVLQEIRLSGYREAIRNKLAQLLELSAEQVSVKAKTKEGVDATGHGEAIEAMVVVLLGEDDPSVWL; from the coding sequence ATGAGCAACGTGCGAATTGGTCAAGGCTGGGATCTTCATCGCCTTGCATCCGGCCGACGCCTTATCATCGGAGGTGTGGAGATTCCCTCACCCAAGGGAGAAGTCGGGCATAGCGATGGCGACGTCCTCATTCACGCCCTTATCGATGCCCTGCTCGGAGCCGCCGCCCTCGGAGACATCGGCACCCACTTTCCTCCTTCCGACGATCGCTGGAAAGATGCCGACAGTGGCGATCTTCTTCTGAGGAGCCTTAAGCTGGTCAGGGAAGCTGGCTTTCGTCCGGTAAATGTCGACTCCACCGTGGTTCTTCAGGAAATCAGGCTTTCCGGCTATCGGGAGGCAATACGGAATAAGCTGGCACAATTGCTCGAGCTTTCCGCCGAACAGGTGTCGGTAAAAGCAAAAACAAAGGAGGGGGTTGATGCAACCGGCCATGGCGAAGCCATCGAGGCAATGGTGGTGGTACTCCTTGGTGAAGACGATCCCTCTGTCTGGTTATGA
- a CDS encoding endonuclease III domain-containing protein, producing the protein MNSAEHLSIERYGGWNLLIENLRKATGRAPVPSVTAVADEVRDPYRVLVSTIISLRTKDAVTLESSRRLFQEAPDLGALAAMETEQIAKLIYPAGFYRVKAAQLKTIATKLKETGVPAERDRLLALPGVGRKTANLVLGLAFGIPAICVDVHVHRISNRLGLVTTTTPEKSELALEAILPRRYWIEINTLFVAFGQTLCKPVSPLCSRCPLADACPKNGVERSR; encoded by the coding sequence ATGAACTCGGCTGAACATCTTTCCATCGAGCGTTACGGAGGATGGAACCTCCTCATTGAGAACCTTCGCAAGGCCACGGGACGTGCACCGGTCCCCTCGGTTACGGCGGTTGCCGACGAGGTAAGGGATCCCTACCGTGTTCTTGTTAGTACCATTATCAGCCTGCGTACAAAGGATGCGGTAACCCTTGAGTCTTCCAGACGGCTTTTCCAGGAAGCACCGGACCTCGGAGCCCTGGCAGCCATGGAAACGGAACAGATAGCAAAGCTGATTTATCCCGCTGGTTTTTACCGGGTAAAGGCCGCACAGTTGAAGACCATTGCGACGAAACTGAAAGAGACTGGGGTTCCGGCAGAACGCGACCGCTTACTTGCACTTCCCGGGGTCGGCAGAAAAACGGCCAACCTTGTCCTCGGCCTTGCCTTCGGTATTCCTGCAATATGTGTGGATGTCCATGTTCACCGCATTTCCAACAGGTTGGGATTGGTTACCACCACAACTCCTGAAAAAAGTGAACTGGCCCTCGAGGCTATCTTGCCCCGCCGGTACTGGATTGAGATCAATACCCTATTTGTGGCCTTCGGCCAAACACTTTGTAAACCGGTCAGTCCGCTTTGCTCGCGTTGCCCTCTTGCGGACGCCTGCCCAAAAAATGGAGTTGAACGCAGTAGATAA
- a CDS encoding anthranilate synthase component I, which produces MKRKQKEQDKEKHLIKMIPGAGRAPHQLARLLNAKVLLESASFEDGKARYSMIMVDEAFRLVQRKDQIYFKCPEDRRELRYDVQGDILDALNEIANRYAPPHQDFPFPAGGIGYVSYEFSAKCDTIHFIDREDPLDMPEALFLFGHRFVIVDHRTSLLYLIGINYREHRIDLEPSMAELEQILAEQTGLQETPGETMSVKHGTVVSGRSKEEREWYLKGVQKVREEIIAGNLLQGVLSRRIVFESDMAAIDAYARLRAGDPSPYHFYFDFGDCELFGASPEVHVSVKEGTASMKPIAGTKRRGESREKDIEAEIALREDPKEKAEHLMLVDLARNDLGRVCKPGTVKVDDFMSIERFSQVMHIVSRVSGKLASGKEGIDALRATFPAGTVSGAPKIKAIEIIDAIESHRRGFYSGVVGYLEPGGNLDTCITIRSALKKEGRFILQAGAGLVYDSIPENEYDETEAKLSALAQAVGLEAEA; this is translated from the coding sequence ATGAAAAGAAAACAGAAAGAACAGGACAAGGAAAAGCATTTGATTAAGATGATCCCAGGCGCCGGCAGAGCGCCCCATCAGCTGGCGCGTCTGCTCAACGCCAAGGTTCTACTTGAATCAGCCTCCTTCGAAGATGGAAAGGCTCGCTATTCCATGATCATGGTGGACGAAGCCTTCCGCCTCGTTCAGCGTAAAGATCAAATCTATTTCAAATGCCCGGAGGACCGAAGAGAGCTTCGTTACGATGTACAGGGAGATATTCTCGATGCGCTAAACGAGATTGCCAACCGATACGCCCCGCCCCATCAGGACTTTCCCTTTCCCGCCGGCGGAATCGGGTATGTAAGTTATGAGTTCTCGGCCAAGTGCGACACCATACACTTTATCGATAGGGAAGACCCTCTCGATATGCCGGAAGCCCTCTTCCTTTTTGGTCACCGTTTTGTCATCGTCGACCACCGCACAAGTTTGCTCTACCTGATCGGAATTAACTACCGGGAACATCGCATCGACCTGGAACCTTCAATGGCCGAACTTGAGCAGATCCTTGCTGAACAGACAGGCCTGCAGGAAACGCCTGGGGAAACAATGTCGGTAAAACATGGCACAGTGGTCTCCGGGCGTTCGAAAGAAGAGCGGGAATGGTATCTCAAGGGTGTTCAAAAGGTGAGGGAAGAGATTATTGCAGGGAACCTGCTCCAGGGAGTCTTATCGAGAAGGATTGTTTTCGAAAGCGACATGGCGGCCATCGATGCCTATGCTCGGTTGCGGGCAGGTGACCCATCCCCTTATCATTTTTACTTCGATTTCGGCGACTGCGAGCTTTTCGGAGCATCCCCGGAGGTGCACGTTTCGGTCAAGGAAGGAACGGCATCCATGAAACCTATTGCAGGGACAAAACGGCGGGGGGAAAGCCGGGAGAAGGATATTGAGGCGGAGATTGCGCTTCGGGAAGATCCGAAGGAGAAAGCCGAACACCTTATGCTGGTCGATCTTGCCCGAAACGATCTCGGAAGGGTGTGCAAACCGGGGACAGTGAAGGTGGACGACTTTATGAGCATAGAACGCTTTTCCCAGGTGATGCACATCGTCTCCAGGGTATCGGGAAAACTTGCCTCCGGCAAAGAGGGAATAGATGCACTGAGAGCGACCTTTCCTGCAGGTACCGTTAGCGGGGCACCTAAAATCAAGGCCATCGAGATCATCGATGCCATCGAATCTCACAGGAGGGGCTTCTATTCAGGCGTTGTCGGCTACCTGGAACCCGGTGGGAACCTCGATACCTGCATCACCATCAGATCTGCCCTGAAGAAAGAGGGGAGATTCATCCTACAGGCCGGAGCCGGACTTGTGTACGACTCCATACCTGAAAACGAATACGATGAAACCGAAGCAAAACTTTCGGCCCTTGCACAGGCCGTCGGTCTGGAGGCAGAAGCATGA
- a CDS encoding bifunctional anthranilate synthase component II/anthranilate phosphoribosyltransferase produces the protein MIVLIDNYDSFTYNLFQMISELSSEEVTVLRNDETDIKSIEALAPSKIVISPGPGRPEEAGITLEVIRHFAGRLPFLGICLGHQAIAAAFGAKIVGAKHICHGKAEYMDLDGRGLFRSVPSPSTFTRYHSLAVDEATLPNCFEVSARSSDGEIMGIRHKEHMIEGVQFHPESVGSAEGRRILGNFLHYHRESFSPKAYISRMLIGEDLSRSEAENIMEDLTNGNMTPSQIAGFLVAMNAKGITPEEIAGCAAVLQRKRTPLVAEGNLLDTCGTGGDEIGTFNISSFAALAAAACGAKVAKHGNRAVSSRSGSADFYQALGIRTGLKPAGAAKVLEETGFSFLFAPTYHSAMRFAATPRRELGIKTIMNLLGPLVNPAAAQYQIIGVFDEAYCEPMAQAAHMLGIKRVMVVYGTDGQDEISVCSPSRIVMMEEDGTMATSTFDPKELGIGPHPLKELIGGDGQENGKLAREILEGKGRTAIRDAVAVNGGAALTVYGISKSIREGTEMVMKALSDGSVKRQLEAVIASSARIAMKEERGDVA, from the coding sequence ATGATTGTATTGATCGATAACTACGATTCCTTTACCTACAACCTTTTCCAGATGATCAGCGAATTGAGCAGCGAAGAGGTAACGGTGCTGCGTAACGACGAAACAGACATCAAAAGTATCGAAGCGTTGGCTCCTTCAAAAATCGTCATCAGCCCCGGGCCAGGCCGTCCGGAAGAGGCTGGAATTACCCTGGAAGTAATCCGTCATTTTGCAGGAAGACTTCCCTTTCTCGGAATCTGTCTCGGTCACCAGGCAATTGCGGCCGCCTTTGGTGCCAAAATCGTCGGAGCAAAGCATATCTGCCACGGTAAGGCAGAATACATGGATCTCGACGGCCGGGGGCTCTTTCGCTCCGTCCCGTCACCTTCTACCTTTACCAGATATCATTCTCTTGCCGTAGATGAGGCGACCCTTCCCAATTGTTTCGAGGTCTCGGCACGCAGCAGCGACGGAGAGATCATGGGAATACGCCACAAGGAACATATGATCGAAGGGGTACAATTCCATCCAGAATCGGTAGGATCGGCAGAAGGCAGAAGGATTCTTGGAAATTTTCTCCACTATCACCGTGAATCATTCTCACCCAAGGCCTACATATCCAGGATGCTCATTGGCGAAGACCTAAGCAGAAGTGAAGCCGAAAATATCATGGAAGACCTGACCAACGGAAACATGACGCCAAGTCAGATTGCAGGTTTTTTGGTGGCCATGAACGCCAAGGGGATTACGCCGGAAGAGATAGCGGGATGCGCTGCCGTACTCCAGCGCAAACGTACGCCCCTTGTAGCGGAGGGCAATCTCCTGGACACCTGCGGAACCGGCGGGGACGAAATCGGCACCTTCAACATCAGCAGTTTCGCGGCCCTGGCCGCGGCCGCATGCGGGGCAAAGGTGGCAAAGCACGGGAACAGAGCGGTTTCAAGCCGCAGCGGAAGCGCCGACTTTTATCAGGCTCTCGGCATACGAACGGGTTTGAAACCTGCAGGAGCGGCAAAAGTACTGGAAGAGACCGGCTTCTCCTTTCTTTTCGCCCCGACCTACCACAGCGCCATGCGTTTTGCAGCAACACCGAGACGGGAACTCGGTATAAAAACCATCATGAATCTCTTAGGTCCCCTGGTAAACCCCGCGGCGGCTCAGTATCAGATCATCGGGGTCTTCGATGAGGCCTATTGCGAGCCCATGGCACAGGCGGCGCATATGCTCGGGATCAAACGAGTAATGGTAGTGTACGGAACCGACGGGCAGGATGAAATTTCCGTATGTTCCCCATCCAGAATCGTTATGATGGAGGAAGACGGCACCATGGCTACAAGCACCTTCGATCCCAAAGAGCTTGGAATCGGTCCCCATCCATTGAAGGAGCTTATCGGAGGAGATGGGCAGGAAAACGGCAAACTTGCCAGAGAGATCCTCGAAGGAAAAGGGCGGACAGCCATACGGGATGCGGTTGCAGTAAACGGTGGCGCAGCCCTGACGGTCTACGGTATAAGTAAATCGATCAGGGAAGGGACCGAGATGGTTATGAAAGCCCTCAGCGACGGCTCTGTAAAGCGACAGCTGGAGGCGGTTATTGCAAGCAGCGCCAGGATCGCAATGAAAGAGGAGCGGGGCGATGTCGCCTGA
- the trpF gene encoding phosphoribosylanthranilate isomerase: MSPETVGTKLPDILERIVARRRERLTAEGRLLSAQAPPWGNDKAPAPLPFLPQGGLICEVKRKSPSRGHIAEITDPVALAKRYRQLGASAISVLTEEDHFGGSLNDLARIKDKLPALPLLRKDFLFDGEDVVVSRRFGADAVLLITRILEQSAAQEIVSAAQELGMAVLAEAHSRKDIERLRCFAPRLIGINSRDLASFRIDPFGPAALADAIQWPTVLVWESGILGTEEAKIAAGCGFAAALVGEGAVTAPERIPDIITALSAADQKNGTPFFWKALAVKQAALQDAAQNGKRPERARPLVKLCGITRMEDAQKAAEAGADILGFILAPSKRKAEADFIRSVASAAQDRPESPLGRALRVAVIVEKKEGIEAQEQIAQARKLLAEGAVHGVQLHGDSSPERCVATAFPYFKALRPSSVAGAKQLAATPKEGGYRCPRILVDAFSLEAYGGTGKTVDPDIVRAVIEHSGRPLWLAGGITPENVEAIVTRYKPELIDIASGVEERPGIKDHHRIEQLFEAIQRSCIS, from the coding sequence ATGTCGCCTGAGACAGTCGGTACAAAGCTTCCCGATATTCTCGAGCGGATCGTTGCAAGGCGCAGGGAGCGTCTTACAGCAGAAGGAAGACTTCTCTCGGCCCAGGCGCCTCCATGGGGAAACGACAAGGCCCCTGCCCCTTTGCCTTTTCTTCCCCAGGGGGGACTCATCTGTGAAGTAAAGCGGAAAAGCCCGAGCAGGGGCCACATAGCCGAGATCACGGATCCGGTCGCTCTGGCAAAGCGATACCGGCAACTGGGAGCCTCGGCAATATCCGTACTCACCGAGGAAGACCACTTTGGAGGCTCTCTCAACGATCTGGCAAGGATTAAAGACAAGCTTCCCGCTCTGCCGCTTTTGCGCAAAGATTTTCTCTTCGATGGTGAAGATGTAGTGGTAAGCAGGCGTTTTGGGGCGGATGCAGTGCTTCTCATCACTCGGATTCTCGAACAAAGCGCCGCCCAAGAAATAGTCTCCGCCGCCCAAGAACTGGGAATGGCGGTACTTGCCGAGGCCCACAGCAGGAAAGATATCGAGAGGCTCAGATGCTTCGCACCAAGGCTCATCGGCATCAACAGCAGGGACCTGGCAAGTTTTCGGATCGACCCCTTCGGCCCCGCCGCCCTTGCCGATGCCATCCAGTGGCCCACCGTTCTTGTATGGGAATCCGGGATTCTCGGCACCGAAGAGGCGAAGATCGCAGCAGGATGCGGCTTTGCCGCGGCCCTTGTCGGAGAGGGGGCGGTCACCGCCCCGGAAAGAATTCCCGACATCATTACAGCACTCTCTGCAGCGGACCAGAAAAACGGCACTCCCTTTTTTTGGAAAGCCCTGGCCGTTAAGCAAGCGGCCCTGCAAGATGCAGCCCAAAATGGAAAGAGGCCGGAGAGAGCTCGCCCTTTGGTGAAGCTCTGCGGCATTACCCGTATGGAAGATGCGCAAAAGGCGGCCGAGGCCGGAGCAGACATTCTCGGATTCATTCTCGCTCCATCCAAACGCAAAGCAGAGGCCGATTTCATTCGATCGGTAGCTTCTGCGGCACAGGATAGACCGGAATCCCCCCTTGGCAGAGCACTACGGGTGGCGGTCATTGTAGAAAAGAAAGAGGGGATAGAGGCTCAAGAGCAGATTGCTCAAGCCAGAAAGCTGCTGGCAGAGGGAGCTGTCCACGGAGTTCAGCTTCACGGTGATAGTTCCCCCGAGCGTTGCGTCGCCACTGCATTCCCCTATTTCAAGGCGCTGCGCCCCTCCTCGGTTGCCGGGGCAAAACAGCTGGCTGCAACGCCGAAAGAGGGAGGGTATCGCTGCCCAAGGATACTTGTCGATGCCTTTTCACTAGAGGCCTATGGGGGAACGGGAAAAACGGTGGACCCTGATATCGTGCGGGCCGTCATCGAGCACTCGGGCAGGCCTCTCTGGCTTGCCGGGGGTATCACTCCGGAAAATGTGGAAGCCATTGTGACACGCTATAAGCCGGAGCTTATCGACATAGCTTCGGGCGTGGAAGAGAGACCAGGAATCAAGGACCACCATCGTATCGAACAGCTTTTCGAAGCAATACAAAGGAGCTGCATATCATGA
- the trpB gene encoding tryptophan synthase subunit beta gives MNREDSKKSGYFGRFGGAYVAEVLRPALLELEVAFDKAMKDQSFLAELDRIGKEYIGRPTPLLHARNASRAIGGAEMYIKLEGLANTGAHKINNAMGQAMLAKRMGKTRIIAETGAGQHGLATAAACARLGLECVIYMGEKDHRRQHPNVMYMEFFGAMVIPVKGGSGTLKDAVNEALRDWAGSFSNTHYLIGSALGPAPFPAIVKEFQSVIGRETEQQLSEAGVKADLLVACVGGGSNSVGFFSPWIDEPTSNEHLKTRLLGAEAGGKGRAPGEHAARMDGSGKEGIFQGYKSLFLLDEDGQVYGTHSISAGLDYPGIGPRLAWEHEQGRIEFTRVSDEQALKALRFFAKTEGTLFALESAHAGYAAMQEAKRLGPGKVIVINMSGRGDKDLFITAANEKPKEWAEFLRREAEALS, from the coding sequence ATGAATAGAGAGGATTCGAAGAAGTCAGGATACTTCGGCCGCTTTGGAGGGGCATATGTTGCCGAAGTATTGAGACCGGCCCTCCTGGAGCTTGAGGTAGCCTTTGACAAGGCTATGAAGGATCAGAGTTTCCTCGCAGAACTTGATAGGATTGGGAAAGAGTATATCGGCCGTCCGACCCCCCTGCTCCATGCCCGAAACGCCAGTCGGGCCATCGGCGGGGCCGAAATGTACATCAAACTTGAGGGTTTAGCCAACACCGGAGCCCATAAGATCAACAACGCCATGGGACAGGCCATGCTTGCAAAGAGAATGGGCAAGACACGTATCATCGCCGAAACAGGGGCGGGCCAACATGGTCTTGCCACTGCGGCTGCCTGTGCACGCCTCGGTCTGGAATGTGTCATTTATATGGGGGAGAAAGACCATAGGCGCCAGCATCCCAATGTCATGTACATGGAGTTTTTCGGCGCCATGGTTATCCCCGTAAAGGGCGGTTCCGGAACCCTCAAAGATGCGGTAAACGAGGCCCTTCGGGATTGGGCCGGAAGTTTTTCAAACACCCACTACCTTATCGGGTCGGCGCTGGGTCCTGCCCCGTTTCCGGCAATTGTGAAAGAATTTCAGTCCGTCATTGGAAGGGAAACCGAACAGCAACTCTCGGAGGCCGGGGTAAAAGCAGACCTTCTGGTTGCGTGTGTCGGGGGCGGAAGCAATTCCGTCGGCTTCTTCTCTCCCTGGATAGATGAGCCGACTTCGAATGAGCACCTAAAAACCAGGCTATTGGGAGCAGAAGCAGGAGGAAAGGGCAGGGCCCCAGGGGAGCACGCGGCGCGTATGGACGGCTCAGGAAAGGAAGGAATCTTTCAAGGCTACAAGAGCCTCTTTCTCCTAGACGAAGACGGCCAGGTCTACGGTACTCACTCCATCAGCGCCGGTCTCGATTATCCGGGCATCGGCCCACGCCTTGCCTGGGAGCATGAACAGGGCAGGATCGAGTTTACGAGGGTAAGCGACGAACAAGCCCTAAAGGCCCTGCGTTTCTTTGCAAAGACCGAGGGCACCCTCTTTGCTCTGGAATCCGCCCATGCCGGGTACGCGGCCATGCAAGAGGCAAAACGCCTCGGCCCGGGAAAGGTCATCGTTATCAATATGTCGGGACGAGGTGATAAAGACCTTTTCATCACCGCGGCAAACGAAAAACCGAAAGAATGGGCGGAGTTCCTCCGCCGTGAAGCGGAGGCCTTATCATGA
- the trpA gene encoding tryptophan synthase subunit alpha, which produces MKKTNSRNSSHSRPLLMAHLIAGYPDLATSLEIAKALVEGGAQMLELQMPSSDPAADGPAIQAACSQALDRGLRLDQGFELAKRIVEATKVPLYIMAYACQIYARGIKRFVDDSGKAGAAGIIAPDLPVGEDEGLYAACAQSGLDCVPVIPITTPQKRVEEIMATAGPARWAYTALRAGITGSQTELTTKAMALLEDIRQRGTKTIAGFGISSSGQIELLAGHSDAVVAGTFFVQAVAGAQSTGEAPAAAVRKAAERLLS; this is translated from the coding sequence ATGAAGAAAACGAATAGCAGGAACAGCAGCCATAGCCGTCCTCTCTTGATGGCGCATCTTATCGCCGGCTACCCCGACCTCGCTACAAGCCTCGAGATAGCGAAAGCCCTTGTCGAAGGGGGTGCCCAAATGCTCGAGCTGCAGATGCCCTCCTCCGATCCTGCTGCCGACGGGCCTGCCATCCAGGCAGCCTGCTCCCAGGCCCTCGACCGAGGGCTTCGCCTTGATCAGGGGTTTGAGCTTGCCAAACGTATTGTCGAGGCAACCAAGGTGCCTCTTTACATCATGGCATACGCCTGTCAGATATACGCCCGAGGCATCAAGCGCTTTGTCGATGATAGCGGTAAAGCAGGAGCAGCCGGAATCATCGCTCCGGACCTTCCAGTGGGAGAAGATGAAGGACTTTACGCGGCCTGTGCGCAAAGCGGTTTGGATTGTGTACCGGTCATCCCGATCACCACACCTCAAAAGCGGGTAGAGGAGATTATGGCCACCGCCGGACCAGCCCGCTGGGCCTATACGGCTCTCAGAGCGGGAATCACCGGTTCGCAAACGGAACTTACCACAAAGGCAATGGCACTACTCGAAGATATTCGGCAACGGGGAACCAAGACCATTGCAGGCTTTGGTATCTCAAGTAGCGGCCAGATAGAGCTCCTTGCAGGCCACAGCGATGCGGTGGTAGCAGGAACCTTCTTCGTTCAAGCCGTTGCAGGGGCTCAATCGACGGGAGAGGCCCCGGCAGCCGCAGTTCGAAAAGCTGCGGAGAGGCTTTTGAGCTGA